The following coding sequences are from one Leptolyngbya sp. NIES-3755 window:
- a CDS encoding xenobiotic-transporting ATPase (similar to AA sequence:cyanobase_aa:LBDG_26330), producing MARSRGQLQKLGSYLRPHWRSATLGVLALLVVNSIGIYIPLQIRDAIDKLSVTFSVNEILLDALLILGLASLMWVMRMISRILLFGVGRQVEFDLKQKIFNHLLKLEPAYFAANTVGDLINRATSDVDNIRRLLGFAVLSLANTVFAYALTLPAMTAIDARLSLMALSVYPFMLILVSLFSNRLRSQQLTVQEELSTLSELVQEDMSGIALIKIYGQEENERQAFRGYNRSLLDANLKLALTRNILFPILQGIAYGSALILLWFGGGSIARGEITVGDFIALLIFVERLAFPTALLGFTITAYQRGEVSIDRIEAILSVEPKIKDAKDAIPLPVAQVRGKLSAKDLTFRYPGSSQPNLDRINFVISPGETVAIVGAIGSGKSTLANALPRLLEIDPDQLFLDGYDLTDLRLEDLRGAIAYVPQESFLFSTTIRNNIRYGKPMAEQDEVELAAKIAQIHGEILNFPQHYDTIVGERGITLSGGQRQRTALARALLVDSPILILDDALSSVDNQTATRILKNLSEGTVRKTVVFISHQLSAAAMADRIFVMDQGRIVQMGSHGELLDQPGLYRLLWDQNKLEEALYQIDF from the coding sequence ATGGCTCGATCGCGGGGGCAGCTTCAAAAACTAGGGTCTTATCTTCGTCCACATTGGCGGAGTGCTACTCTAGGGGTTTTGGCGTTGCTGGTGGTGAACTCGATCGGCATTTATATTCCGCTGCAAATTCGGGATGCGATCGATAAACTCAGTGTTACTTTCAGCGTTAATGAAATTTTGCTCGATGCGCTTCTGATTCTGGGACTCGCATCTCTGATGTGGGTGATGCGGATGATATCGCGAATCCTACTCTTTGGCGTGGGTCGTCAAGTTGAATTTGATCTAAAACAGAAGATTTTCAATCATTTACTTAAGTTAGAACCTGCCTATTTTGCAGCGAATACGGTTGGTGATTTGATTAATCGTGCCACAAGCGATGTCGATAACATTCGTCGATTATTAGGTTTTGCGGTTCTCAGTTTGGCAAATACAGTATTCGCGTATGCGTTGACTTTACCAGCAATGACAGCGATCGATGCTCGATTGAGCTTGATGGCACTGTCGGTTTATCCATTCATGTTGATTTTAGTCAGTCTGTTTAGTAATCGACTGCGATCGCAACAGTTAACCGTTCAAGAAGAACTTTCAACGCTGAGCGAATTAGTGCAAGAAGATATGAGCGGAATTGCACTAATTAAAATTTACGGTCAGGAGGAAAACGAGCGACAGGCGTTTCGTGGATACAACCGATCGCTTTTGGATGCCAATCTCAAACTCGCTCTAACGCGAAATATTCTGTTTCCAATCTTGCAAGGAATTGCTTACGGTAGCGCATTGATTCTGCTGTGGTTTGGAGGGGGATCGATCGCACGTGGAGAAATCACAGTCGGAGATTTTATCGCACTCTTGATCTTTGTGGAACGATTAGCGTTTCCGACTGCATTACTCGGATTCACGATTACCGCATATCAGCGTGGAGAAGTGAGTATCGATCGGATTGAGGCAATCTTATCGGTTGAACCCAAGATTAAAGATGCGAAAGATGCAATTCCTTTACCCGTGGCGCAAGTGCGTGGAAAGTTGAGCGCGAAGGATTTGACATTCCGCTATCCGGGTAGTTCTCAGCCGAATCTCGATCGCATTAATTTTGTGATTTCTCCCGGTGAAACCGTTGCGATCGTCGGTGCGATCGGTTCTGGTAAATCGACACTCGCCAACGCATTACCGCGATTATTAGAGATTGACCCAGATCAGCTTTTTCTTGATGGCTACGACCTGACGGATTTGCGATTAGAAGATTTGCGAGGCGCGATCGCGTATGTGCCTCAAGAAAGTTTCCTCTTCAGCACTACGATCCGAAACAATATTCGATACGGCAAGCCAATGGCTGAACAAGATGAGGTCGAACTTGCCGCGAAAATTGCTCAAATTCATGGAGAGATTCTGAACTTTCCGCAGCACTATGACACGATCGTGGGTGAACGTGGAATTACGCTATCCGGTGGACAACGACAACGAACCGCATTAGCGAGAGCACTGTTAGTCGATAGTCCAATTTTGATTTTGGATGATGCGTTGTCGAGCGTGGACAATCAGACTGCAACCCGAATTTTGAAGAATTTATCGGAAGGAACGGTTCGCAAAACGGTTGTATTCATTTCACACCAACTCTCAGCGGCAGCAATGGCAGATCGCATCTTTGTGATGGATCAAGGGCGAATTGTGCAAATGGGTTCACACGGAGAATTGCTAGATCAACCTGGACTTTATCGATTGCTGTGGGATCAAAACAAATTAGAAGAAGCCTTATACCAAATTGATTTTTGA
- a CDS encoding hypothetical protein (similar to AA sequence:cyanobase_aa:LBDG_26310), with protein MVLLVTDVFVLLTQVLLWVVVGLFAWYVLLRLLPRPFLGGLVLLLLLGVAAFTFYTGSPDQGIVGNIFRVIAIPFSPLGIILILLLIAFSELLRGGKLSRTGLVVLRVAIPALLILSIPAVSYFLAQRAEAEAIEIARPVGAETLPAGARRVIVTLAQDTTRLQLRPRTGPAPAAPAPMTPQLIPPPAPIPPQSFTLLTDQPVQLTESGDILTYTRQVYEEERARGTAPLIIVSAGDRPERLRRAGESINDVSEAADARRFLQDMGVPEGDIIGDSNSPTIQQSAVNVRQELQRRGINFGNQLVLIDSAIQMNRAALTFRREFTNNNVPVTIIPRPTNFFTLPPREALRGRAQGRDLVERNVQIADLIPSIDALSLSSKVINEYLTSIYYFLRGWIRPVRTTL; from the coding sequence ATGGTTCTATTAGTAACTGATGTATTCGTTCTATTAACCCAGGTATTGCTCTGGGTTGTAGTGGGGCTATTCGCTTGGTATGTTCTATTACGGCTATTACCGAGACCGTTTTTAGGAGGATTGGTTCTGCTGCTCTTGCTCGGAGTGGCAGCCTTTACTTTCTACACGGGGTCGCCGGATCAAGGCATTGTCGGTAATATTTTCCGAGTGATTGCGATTCCGTTTAGCCCACTCGGTATTATTTTGATTCTGCTGCTGATTGCGTTTTCTGAACTGCTTAGAGGTGGCAAATTATCCAGAACAGGGCTTGTCGTCTTGCGAGTTGCGATTCCTGCACTCTTGATTCTCAGTATTCCAGCCGTGTCTTATTTCTTGGCACAACGAGCAGAAGCAGAAGCGATCGAGATTGCGCGTCCGGTTGGGGCAGAAACGCTTCCCGCTGGAGCACGACGAGTGATTGTTACTTTGGCGCAGGATACGACTCGATTACAATTGCGACCGAGAACGGGACCTGCTCCTGCTGCTCCTGCTCCGATGACTCCTCAACTGATTCCGCCCCCTGCTCCAATTCCGCCTCAGTCGTTTACGCTTTTGACGGATCAGCCGGTTCAACTAACTGAGAGCGGAGATATTCTGACTTACACGCGGCAGGTGTATGAAGAAGAACGGGCACGGGGAACGGCTCCACTCATTATTGTCAGCGCGGGCGATCGACCAGAACGATTACGTCGGGCGGGAGAATCCATCAATGATGTGTCTGAGGCGGCGGATGCGAGACGATTTTTGCAAGATATGGGAGTTCCTGAAGGGGATATCATTGGTGACTCTAACAGCCCCACAATTCAGCAAAGTGCCGTGAATGTGCGTCAGGAATTGCAGCGTCGAGGAATTAATTTTGGCAATCAGTTAGTTTTGATTGATTCTGCCATTCAGATGAATCGAGCAGCGCTGACGTTTCGACGAGAGTTCACGAATAACAATGTTCCGGTGACGATTATTCCACGTCCGACGAACTTCTTTACGTTGCCGCCCCGTGAAGCGCTGCGTGGTCGGGCACAAGGGCGAGATTTGGTGGAACGGAATGTACAAATCGCGGATCTGATTCCGAGTATTGATGCGCTATCGCTGAGTTCTAAGGTGATTAACGAGTACTTGACCTCGATCTATTACTTCTTGAGGGGATGGATTCGACCCGTTCGCACAACACTCTAA
- a CDS encoding UDP-glucose 4-epimerase (similar to AA sequence:cyanobase_aa:LBDG_26300), which yields MSSEKPIVLVTGGAGYIGSHAVLALQQAGYEVVVFDNLVYGHRDIVESVLKVELIEGDTNDRELLDRVFASRPFSAVMHFAAYAYVGESVSQPDKYYRNNVTGTLTLLEAMVAADIKKFVFSSTCATYGVPKTVPIPENHPQDPINPYGATKLMVERILADFDRAYDFKSVAFRYFNAAGADPEGRLGEDHQPETHLIPLVLMAALGKRDSISIYGTDYPTPDGTCIRDYIHVNDLAEAHVLGLNYLLKGGDSDRFNLGNGNGFSVREVIDMARKVTGRSIPAVECDRRPGDPPALVGSAEKARSILGWNPQYADLEKILTHAWAWHQKRHG from the coding sequence GTGTCATCTGAAAAGCCGATCGTTTTGGTCACGGGTGGAGCCGGATATATCGGTTCTCATGCTGTTCTGGCGCTACAACAGGCAGGGTACGAAGTCGTTGTTTTTGATAATTTAGTCTACGGGCATCGCGATATTGTCGAATCGGTGCTGAAAGTGGAACTGATCGAGGGGGATACGAACGATCGTGAATTGCTCGATCGAGTGTTTGCGTCTCGTCCTTTTAGTGCGGTAATGCACTTTGCGGCGTATGCGTATGTGGGCGAATCCGTGAGTCAACCGGATAAGTATTACCGCAATAATGTGACTGGAACGTTGACGCTCCTCGAAGCGATGGTAGCCGCTGATATTAAGAAGTTCGTGTTTTCTTCAACTTGCGCGACTTATGGCGTTCCGAAAACGGTTCCGATTCCTGAAAATCATCCGCAAGATCCGATTAATCCCTACGGTGCAACGAAATTGATGGTTGAGCGGATTCTGGCAGACTTCGATCGAGCTTATGATTTCAAGTCGGTTGCCTTCCGATATTTCAATGCAGCAGGAGCCGATCCTGAAGGGCGATTGGGCGAAGATCACCAACCGGAAACGCATTTGATTCCATTAGTGCTGATGGCGGCTCTTGGCAAACGGGATTCGATTTCAATTTACGGAACTGATTACCCGACTCCAGATGGGACTTGTATTCGAGATTATATTCACGTCAATGATTTAGCAGAGGCGCATGTTCTCGGCTTGAATTACTTGCTGAAAGGGGGCGATTCCGATCGCTTTAATTTAGGCAACGGTAACGGGTTTTCGGTGCGGGAAGTCATCGACATGGCGCGGAAAGTTACAGGTCGATCGATTCCTGCGGTCGAATGCGATCGTCGTCCGGGTGATCCGCCTGCATTGGTCGGAAGTGCAGAAAAAGCTCGATCGATCTTAGGCTGGAATCCTCAATATGCCGATCTCGAAAAGATTCTCACTCATGCGTGGGCGTGGCATCAGAAACGACACGGGTAA
- a CDS encoding hypothetical protein (conserved hypothetical protein;~similar to AA sequence:cyanobase_aa:LBDG_11630), which produces MNVEYLPKFLKDLKALKSSAVFETINSLVFDEIPERENLDDISNLSKLKGFDDASRIRIGDYRIGLFFDGETVTFARVLHRSEIYRYFP; this is translated from the coding sequence GTGAATGTTGAGTACCTACCTAAATTTCTGAAAGACTTGAAGGCGCTCAAGAGTAGTGCTGTTTTTGAAACTATCAATTCACTTGTGTTTGACGAGATTCCTGAGCGTGAGAATCTAGACGATATTAGCAATCTGAGCAAACTCAAGGGATTTGATGATGCTTCTCGGATTCGTATTGGAGATTATCGTATCGGCTTATTTTTCGATGGGGAAACAGTGACTTTTGCGCGTGTGCTGCATCGCAGTGAAATCTACCGATACTTCCCCTGA
- a CDS encoding hypothetical protein (hypothetical protein Cyan7822_0943;~similar to AA sequence:cyanobase_aa:LBDG_11640) — translation MSIQAKDYPFAQEFITDAEGQIRKVVIDIADYQKLLEMLEDEGLYRAMLEARQEKPLSLEQARQEMAAE, via the coding sequence ATGAGCATCCAAGCGAAAGATTATCCCTTTGCTCAGGAATTTATCACGGATGCTGAAGGACAGATCCGTAAAGTCGTGATTGATATTGCAGATTATCAGAAGCTGCTAGAAATGCTTGAAGATGAGGGACTTTATCGTGCCATGCTGGAAGCGCGTCAGGAAAAGCCGTTGAGCTTGGAGCAAGCACGTCAGGAAATGGCAGCAGAGTGA
- a CDS encoding hypothetical protein (similar to AA sequence:cyanobase_aa:LBDG_26290) — translation MFNPAVDSSISDSQIASSTNFKVPHRSTTSILKRFIDIFGSLIGLLIAAIVFIPIAIAIRLDSPGPIFYSQERHGLLGKSFRMYKFRSMINGADALKSQVENEASGLIFKNSKDPRVTRIGHFLRRTSLDELPQFWNVLRGDMSLVGTRPPTPDEVANYADHHWQRLNVKPGLTGEWQVNGRSTVKDFEDIVQMDLRYQAIWSPIYDVVLIFKTVYVILVRRGAF, via the coding sequence ATGTTTAATCCTGCGGTTGACTCGTCGATTTCTGATTCTCAAATTGCATCTTCCACCAATTTCAAAGTTCCACATCGATCGACGACTTCGATTTTGAAGCGCTTTATTGATATTTTCGGCAGTTTGATTGGCTTGCTGATTGCAGCGATCGTATTTATTCCGATTGCGATCGCGATTCGGTTGGACAGTCCTGGACCGATTTTTTATAGCCAAGAGCGACATGGACTATTGGGCAAATCGTTTCGCATGTACAAGTTTCGATCGATGATCAACGGTGCAGACGCACTTAAATCCCAAGTCGAGAATGAAGCGAGCGGTTTGATTTTTAAGAATAGCAAAGATCCGCGTGTGACCCGTATTGGGCACTTTTTACGTAGAACGAGTTTGGATGAATTACCTCAGTTTTGGAATGTGCTACGGGGCGACATGAGTTTGGTTGGAACTCGTCCACCGACTCCGGATGAAGTCGCGAACTATGCGGATCATCACTGGCAGCGGTTAAATGTGAAACCGGGATTGACTGGAGAATGGCAGGTCAATGGTCGATCGACCGTGAAGGATTTTGAGGATATCGTGCAGATGGATTTGCGATATCAAGCGATCTGGTCACCGATCTATGATGTGGTGCTGATCTTCAAAACGGTTTACGTGATTCTAGTGCGGCGCGGGGCGTTTTAG
- a CDS encoding hypothetical protein (hypothetical protein FJSC11DRAFT_3947;~similar to AA sequence:cyanobase_aa:LBDG_26280), whose product MESQALAEIVQELAETTIAASETIEQLSDRIETITTQMDQQGQQIFALTDALQTLTDNQSTLVSHIAHLTETLERIAASLESNPRSVS is encoded by the coding sequence GTGGAATCGCAAGCTTTGGCGGAAATCGTGCAGGAACTGGCAGAAACAACGATCGCGGCATCAGAAACGATCGAGCAATTAAGCGATCGAATTGAGACGATCACCACTCAAATGGATCAGCAAGGGCAACAAATCTTTGCATTAACGGACGCGCTGCAAACCTTGACGGATAATCAGTCCACACTGGTTTCTCACATTGCTCACCTGACCGAAACTCTAGAACGCATCGCAGCGTCTTTAGAGTCTAATCCCCGCAGTGTTTCCTAA
- a CDS encoding hypothetical protein (hypothetical protein MicvaDRAFT_0761;~similar to AA sequence:cyanobase_aa:LBDG_26270), with translation MTRAEQIAADWRSRLKTELSRSSDTTRESIVRWLLGEDLTRFDEYTPERLDIEVQAMDYRFRILIQRYFETPPQRAYKNLIQRLGSMFVIRNKISTWIALSRDRQTTVIDVLQEVIQDLMQNDKYMQEQVGWIAQCTDDARLRNAIVLTATEEYCLRPIRNQPLLVYRFVNYQKRSQRGGMTQVPAADFIRLVSEEIAPDDSEGSVSLLDGEAIAQFQEEQTQQQQQELRNAIVKQFEDYLTEKVGSDAAQWLRLYLQGKTQEAIAQMLDMPIKQVYRLREKVNYHAVRVFAQKNQPELVTEWLGR, from the coding sequence ATGACACGAGCAGAACAAATTGCAGCCGATTGGCGATCGCGGCTAAAGACGGAACTTTCCCGCAGTAGTGATACCACTCGCGAGAGTATTGTCCGATGGTTGCTGGGCGAAGATTTAACTCGGTTTGATGAGTACACACCTGAACGCCTCGATATCGAAGTGCAGGCGATGGATTACCGCTTTCGTATTCTGATACAGCGCTATTTTGAGACACCCCCCCAACGTGCGTACAAGAATTTAATCCAGCGCTTGGGCAGTATGTTTGTCATAAGAAATAAGATTAGTACCTGGATTGCGTTATCGCGAGATCGTCAAACGACGGTGATCGATGTTTTACAAGAAGTGATCCAGGACTTGATGCAGAACGATAAATATATGCAGGAGCAAGTCGGCTGGATTGCTCAATGTACCGATGATGCGAGATTACGAAATGCGATCGTGCTCACGGCAACGGAAGAATACTGTCTGCGTCCAATTCGGAATCAACCGCTTCTGGTCTATCGCTTTGTCAATTACCAAAAACGCAGTCAGCGCGGTGGAATGACGCAAGTTCCCGCAGCCGATTTTATTCGATTAGTTTCAGAAGAAATTGCGCCAGATGATTCAGAAGGCTCAGTGAGTTTGCTGGATGGAGAAGCGATCGCGCAATTCCAAGAGGAACAAACTCAGCAACAACAGCAAGAACTCCGAAACGCGATCGTCAAACAGTTCGAGGACTATCTCACCGAAAAAGTCGGAAGCGATGCGGCTCAGTGGTTGCGGCTGTATTTACAAGGCAAGACCCAAGAAGCGATCGCGCAAATGCTTGATATGCCAATTAAGCAGGTGTATCGATTGCGTGAAAAGGTGAATTATCATGCGGTGCGAGTGTTTGCTCAGAAGAATCAGCCTGAACTGGTAACGGAATGGCTCGGTCGTTGA
- a CDS encoding peptide chain release factor 3 (similar to AA sequence:cyanobase_aa:LBDG_51640), producing the protein MAIELEFDLQQAVERRRNFAIISHPDAGKTTLTEKLLLYGGAIHEAGAVKARRAQRHATSDWMAMEQQRGISITSTVLQFEYQQCQINLLDTPGHQDFSEDTYRTLAAADNAVMLIDAAKGLEPQTRKLFEVCRMRSLPIFTFVNKLDRPGRSPIELMDEIEQELGLQTYAVNYPIGMGDQFKGVFDRRTRKIHLFERSLHGSREARDTVIDLGDPNIETLLERELYYQFKDELELIEGIGSEFDLDAIHQGQMTPIFFGSAMTNFGVELFLNSFLDYALKPGAHVSTKGEIEPTYPEFSGFVFKLQANMDPKHRDRVAFVRVCSGKFEKDMVVSHARTGKTVRLSRPQKLFAQDREVIEEAYPGDVIGLNNPGVFAIGDTIYNGQRLEYEGIPCFSPELFAFLRNPNPSKFKQFRKGVSELREEGAVQIMYSADEAKRDPILAAVGQLQMEVVQFRLQNEYGVETTVEYLPYTVARWVDGGWEALQKVGRIFNTLAVKDSWERPVLLFRNEWNCQQLQGDHPELGLSAIAPVVSGKQPVDI; encoded by the coding sequence ATGGCGATCGAATTGGAATTTGACTTGCAGCAAGCCGTAGAGCGGCGACGAAATTTTGCGATTATTTCGCACCCGGATGCCGGAAAGACGACTTTGACCGAAAAATTGTTGCTGTACGGAGGTGCGATTCATGAGGCAGGAGCGGTGAAAGCTCGTCGCGCTCAACGTCATGCAACTTCGGACTGGATGGCGATGGAGCAGCAGCGGGGAATTTCGATCACGTCAACGGTGCTGCAATTCGAGTATCAACAGTGCCAGATTAATTTGCTCGATACGCCTGGACACCAAGATTTTAGTGAAGATACCTATCGGACTCTGGCAGCGGCGGATAATGCCGTGATGTTGATTGATGCTGCGAAAGGGTTGGAGCCGCAAACTCGGAAATTGTTTGAAGTCTGTCGAATGCGATCGCTGCCGATTTTCACGTTTGTCAATAAGCTCGATCGACCCGGACGTAGCCCGATCGAATTGATGGACGAGATCGAGCAAGAATTAGGACTGCAAACGTATGCCGTGAATTATCCGATTGGCATGGGCGATCAGTTTAAAGGAGTCTTCGATCGACGAACTCGGAAAATTCACTTATTCGAGCGGAGTCTGCACGGAAGCCGAGAAGCACGAGATACTGTAATCGACTTGGGCGATCCGAATATTGAAACGTTGCTAGAAAGAGAGCTTTATTACCAGTTCAAAGACGAATTGGAATTGATCGAGGGCATTGGCTCTGAGTTTGATCTGGACGCAATTCATCAAGGTCAAATGACTCCGATCTTTTTCGGCAGTGCGATGACCAATTTTGGGGTTGAATTGTTCTTAAATTCATTCTTGGACTATGCTTTGAAACCAGGAGCGCATGTCAGCACCAAAGGCGAAATCGAGCCAACTTATCCAGAATTCTCTGGTTTTGTGTTCAAACTTCAAGCAAACATGGACCCGAAACACCGCGATCGTGTGGCATTCGTTCGCGTTTGTTCTGGCAAGTTTGAGAAAGATATGGTCGTGAGTCATGCCCGAACTGGAAAAACCGTTCGGCTCTCTCGTCCGCAGAAATTATTTGCTCAAGACCGGGAAGTGATCGAAGAAGCGTATCCGGGCGATGTGATTGGCTTGAACAATCCGGGCGTTTTCGCGATCGGGGATACGATCTACAACGGTCAACGGCTCGAATACGAAGGCATTCCCTGTTTTTCGCCTGAACTATTCGCGTTCTTGAGAAATCCGAACCCGTCGAAATTTAAGCAATTCCGCAAAGGTGTCTCCGAATTGCGCGAGGAAGGTGCAGTTCAAATCATGTATTCCGCAGACGAAGCGAAGCGCGACCCGATTCTGGCAGCGGTTGGACAGCTTCAAATGGAAGTCGTGCAGTTCCGATTACAGAACGAATACGGAGTCGAAACCACGGTGGAATATTTGCCTTACACGGTTGCGCGTTGGGTCGATGGTGGTTGGGAAGCACTCCAGAAAGTGGGGCGAATTTTCAACACGTTAGCGGTAAAAGATAGCTGGGAGCGTCCAGTCTTACTCTTCCGCAATGAGTGGAATTGTCAGCAGTTGCAAGGGGATCACCCGGAATTGGGGCTAAGTGCGATCGCGCCTGTAGTCTCTGGAAAGCAACCTGTTGATATTTAA
- a CDS encoding hypothetical protein (conserved membrane hypothetical protein;~similar to AA sequence:cyanobase_aa:LBDG_51630) has product MQNTGQQKLLSALCHGSVFFSATLVSIGIPIAILLITDDWVIKDNAREALNFHINLYVYAALAGIFFISVVGIPIAIVIGIGLALCSWLLPIVAIFRVIERPSQPYRYPFILRLL; this is encoded by the coding sequence ATGCAAAATACTGGACAGCAAAAACTTCTTTCTGCGCTGTGTCACGGCTCAGTCTTCTTTAGTGCCACGCTCGTTTCGATCGGGATTCCGATCGCGATTTTACTAATCACGGACGATTGGGTGATAAAAGATAACGCTCGTGAAGCACTAAATTTTCACATCAATCTATACGTATATGCGGCTTTAGCAGGAATTTTTTTCATCTCTGTGGTCGGCATTCCAATTGCGATCGTCATTGGAATTGGATTGGCGCTTTGTAGCTGGTTACTGCCGATCGTGGCGATCTTTAGAGTTATCGAGCGCCCAAGTCAACCGTATCGCTACCCATTTATTCTGCGGCTGTTGTAA